In the Rhizobium sp. CB3090 genome, one interval contains:
- a CDS encoding mechanosensitive ion channel family protein, which produces MMNEPDVKQWLASQLDTKPAAADKSASGGGEMSELSDTLGHTRRHLEIVSSAAMTLPSEVMTASMKLKNEGEAAGRLRIGIQALVLFFFGLVAELVVARLINAKHMQHAERAAGVETELQAARFQFMGGVVPAIVHGVATLIPLLIFDWPPIIESFAIACVIAIVSIRLAVSLGRLLMELIAMRRASDVLDEDGGAARIAERRRVAKYWYRRGTLFVIYFACGWAVIQAMEPLGFSDGARALVGYTLGIGLFLIAVEAVWARPAHSGTNGRKVVSWLLTIYFAALWCLWVTGLNGLLWLGIYAILLPRALSVSSRAVEALHDAAGGVLGAGKLASVMLDRGVRAIIIALAALWLGHMLGVEAATMMRQPESMIDRVARGIIGGIVILLAADLLWHLSKTYINGKLSASAPLVSDSEEMRARRARLHTLLPIFRNILAVVIGIIAIMMVLSGLGIEIGPLIAGAGVVGVAVGFGAQTIVKDVISGIFYLWDDAFRIGEYIESGSHKGVVESFSLRSVKLRHQRGPLATIPFGSLGAVNNMNRDWAIDKIILKVTYDTDLVKTKRIIKEIGQQLLDDPDLSPSIIQTLKMKGVEQFGDFAIEIRLAITTKPGEVSVIRRNALAMIKQAFDENGIHFAFPTVQVASERDAAAAAARQVIEMRTAGLEGEQQAG; this is translated from the coding sequence ATGATGAATGAGCCTGACGTCAAGCAGTGGCTTGCGTCGCAGTTGGATACCAAGCCTGCTGCAGCGGACAAGTCTGCCTCAGGCGGTGGCGAGATGTCGGAATTGTCGGATACCCTCGGCCATACACGGCGGCACTTGGAGATAGTGTCGAGCGCCGCGATGACATTACCTTCCGAGGTAATGACGGCCTCCATGAAGCTTAAAAACGAAGGGGAGGCAGCCGGCCGGCTGCGCATCGGTATCCAGGCGCTGGTGCTGTTTTTCTTTGGCCTCGTGGCCGAACTGGTGGTTGCACGCCTGATCAATGCCAAGCATATGCAGCATGCGGAGCGGGCTGCCGGGGTCGAGACCGAATTGCAAGCCGCGCGCTTCCAGTTCATGGGCGGAGTCGTACCGGCTATCGTCCATGGCGTGGCGACGCTGATTCCGCTTCTCATCTTCGACTGGCCGCCGATCATCGAAAGTTTCGCGATTGCCTGCGTCATCGCGATCGTCTCCATACGGCTGGCGGTTTCGCTCGGCAGACTGCTGATGGAATTGATCGCGATGCGCCGGGCGAGCGACGTGCTCGATGAGGACGGCGGCGCCGCACGCATCGCCGAGCGGCGCCGGGTTGCGAAATACTGGTACAGGCGAGGCACCCTTTTCGTCATCTACTTTGCCTGTGGCTGGGCGGTGATCCAGGCCATGGAACCGCTCGGCTTCTCCGATGGCGCCCGCGCTCTTGTCGGCTATACGCTTGGCATCGGATTGTTCCTGATTGCCGTAGAGGCTGTCTGGGCGCGCCCTGCTCATTCTGGAACAAATGGTAGAAAGGTCGTCTCGTGGCTGCTGACGATTTATTTCGCCGCGCTTTGGTGCCTGTGGGTGACCGGGTTGAATGGTCTGCTCTGGCTTGGCATCTATGCTATTCTGTTGCCGCGTGCGCTCTCCGTGTCGTCGCGGGCGGTAGAGGCGCTGCATGACGCGGCCGGCGGTGTTCTCGGTGCCGGCAAACTGGCGTCGGTGATGCTGGATCGCGGCGTTCGCGCGATCATCATCGCGCTTGCCGCCCTCTGGCTCGGCCACATGCTCGGTGTCGAGGCTGCCACGATGATGAGGCAGCCCGAATCCATGATCGACCGTGTGGCCCGCGGCATCATTGGCGGCATCGTCATTCTGCTGGCCGCCGATTTGCTCTGGCATCTGTCGAAGACCTACATCAATGGCAAACTGTCGGCGTCCGCGCCGCTCGTCAGCGATAGCGAGGAGATGAGGGCTCGGCGCGCCCGGCTGCACACACTGCTGCCGATCTTCCGCAATATCCTTGCTGTAGTCATCGGCATCATCGCGATCATGATGGTGCTGTCGGGTCTCGGCATCGAGATCGGGCCGCTGATTGCCGGCGCCGGCGTGGTCGGCGTTGCCGTCGGTTTCGGCGCGCAGACCATCGTGAAAGACGTCATCAGCGGTATCTTCTATCTCTGGGACGATGCTTTCCGCATCGGCGAATATATCGAAAGCGGCAGCCACAAAGGCGTGGTGGAGTCCTTCAGCCTGCGCTCTGTGAAGCTTCGCCATCAGCGCGGCCCGCTTGCAACCATTCCCTTCGGCTCGCTCGGGGCGGTCAACAACATGAACCGCGACTGGGCGATCGACAAGATCATCCTGAAGGTCACTTACGACACCGACCTGGTGAAGACCAAGCGCATTATCAAGGAGATCGGCCAGCAATTGCTCGATGATCCGGACCTGTCACCGAGCATCATCCAGACACTGAAGATGAAGGGCGTCGAGCAGTTCGGCGATTTTGCGATCGAGATCAGGCTGGCGATCACCACCAAGCCCGGCGAAGTTTCCGTCATCCGCCGCAACGCCCTGGCGATGATCAAGCAGGCCTTCGATGAAAACGGCATCCATTTTGCGTTCCCGACGGTGCAGGTCGCAAGCGAAAGGGATGCCGCCGCCGCGGCCGCCCGCCAGGTGATCGAGATGCGGACGGCCGGCCTCGAAGGCGAACAACAGGCAGGTTAA